The genomic DNA AAGATTTGAACATATAACTCGCGCGCGTCCTCGCCGTCACCCAGCATTTGATGGAACTCTTCCCAACCGGGAGCCAGTCCCTCTGGGACGATCCACGGGTTTGCGCGCAGTTCCTGCTGCCGATCTGCGAAAGCTCCCCGCCTGAGGAGTTTCATCAATCGAAGTGTTCGGTATCGAATTTCTGGATCGGACGATTTCGTCCCTTCGACGATTGCCGAATAAGATCGATATCCTAAATCAAGAAGTTCTTGTTCAGCCTGAAGCCGCGAAAGGAAACTGGGGTTCCCAAGTTGATTGACGAGTCGCTTGGGAGTCTTCTCAGCATCCGCGAAAGCAGCAGTTTGATGAAGTACAACGACTGCGCAAAACAGCCCGACCCAGTTCACGCAGAACCTGGGACAGAATCGTGTCGCGGAGATCGAGAAAGAAGTGTTCACAGTTCCATCATCGATTGCTAATCATTCTCTGACAACCCCAACGCAGCTGATAATTGATTGAAGATTTGATTCAACAATTAAGAAAGTGGTCCGTCAACAAGAACGAAACCTTTGCTGCGACGATGGTGAGATCAATTTGAAGCTTCTATCACATGTGAATTTGCTGACGGAGTCAACTCTGAAGCCCCCGGCGACTCATCCCCCAGTTTCACAAGCCAGTACAGAATGCCCGCCGAGACCACGCCGCAAACAGCGAGGAACACCGGGTTAAATGTCATCGTGTCGACACCTTCCGCCGTCTTGGAGAATGTCACAAGATACCGCGTGAAGCCGTCTTGCAGCGTCTCAATTTCCAATTGTGAAGCAAAGACTTGCGTCCCATTAAAAATCGCATGGAAAATGATACAGGGAATCAAACTCTGGCTGCGCACTGCCAGCAATCCCAACGCCAGTCCTAACAGGGAAGCATTGAATTGTTGTTTTGGAATCATATGGATGACACCAAACAGAATCGCTGAGATGACAATCGGTAGCCATTTATGTCGTGAACGCTGAAACCCGCTGAGGATGAATCCACGGAAAGCCAATTCTTCACACACCGCCGGAGCAATGGCGAATGTGGCAAACGACAACCACAACGGAACCTCAGACATCGCTGCCATCATTTGTTCTGCGCCTGCAGGAATTGGCGGAAAAAATCGGTCAAGCCTCGAGAGCAACTCCATCGCCAACGGTTGCAACGAAAGCGGAAGAACCACAGCCACACCGAGCATCTTCCAACTTGGAAGTTTAAGCTTCAAACTTCGCAGGGGCATTTTCGTCAGCAAGATCGCCATCAACACTGGCGGAACTCCAACTGTCGCAATCAAGTAAATTAATTGCACAACCACCATGCCATTCGCATCACCGAGTAAATTCGGATTCGACTGCATCGAAGTGAGAAACACAAATTGCAACATCGCAATCAGCACGAAACAAACGCCTGCTTCCGTAAAGCTGGGCGTATCTTCTTTATCACGGAGTAAGTGCTTGATCCACAATCCGAGTTCGAATCGCTCTGCTTCGCGAAACAGAATTCCTTCACTTTGAAACTGCTCAATCGCCCACCAGAGCGCAAGTGCGCTATATGCAAAACTGGTCACGAGCACCGGGACAGCATACATCCAGACGACACTCGAAGTTGCACCGCCGAGCAGCAACGCTTTCAGCAACAACGCCGGACCAACAACCGGCAAGACGCTGTAATAAGGAGTCAATTCAATTGACGGGTTCAAACAGAACATCGTCAGCCCCATCGTCACCATCAGCAGCGGAGTCAGATAGTACTGACCTTCTTTGCTACTCTTCGCAAACATCGCCAACGAGAGACTCATGGCGCTGAACAATGCAGAGAGCGGAACTGCCAGCAGGATAACCCACATCAGTGAGAGCATTGGAGGGAAAGAAAGATCTCCAATGGCCGAGGCATTCGCACTGCCGACGGCTGTCAGCATGTGCTGCCCCGTGAACCCCATACTGGCGAGGTTCAACAACGCTGTCGAAATACTAAACAGCATGACCGTCAGGAACTTTCCGAGTACGATCTCTGTTCGAGTCGCTGGCGAGATCAACAACGTCTCCATCGTCCCACGCTCTTTTTCGCCTGCTCCTAAATCAATCGCCGGATAAAACGCTCCGGTGACAGACATAATCACCAACAATGCCGGAAAAATCTTACTCCAGACGTTAGCTGCGATTTCATCTGCTTCGACGAGATCCACTAATGTCGACTGCACTGGATCTGGCAAACTCGCAGGCAGCGAAGCAGAGTCCAACCGCTGTGCCAGCAAGACTGCTTCCCACTCCCGCAGCGCCTGCTTGACTCGCTGATAGGCGATTTCCGACTTTTCATCGGCACTGTTGTGCAAGATAATCGCACGTGGCCCTGGCTCTAGATCAAACTCGCCAGCTGCCAGTTTTTTATTCCCGGTTTCATAATGTTCACGAAACCCTTCGGGGAAAATCACAAGAACCTGAGCTGGACTTTTCGAAAACCACGAGGTCACTTTCTTTCGCAAAGCGATTTCCCGCTCTGTCAATTCCTTCTGCCGCTCTTTTGACTCGACCAGCGAGTAGATTTCATCCTGAACATCGGCCAGCTCAAGAACCGTGGCACGTTCGATTTCAATTCGCTTCATGAAATCTCGAAACGCACTTCGCGTCTTCTCATCGAGATTCGCAGTGCTCAATGAATCGGGAGCATCGGTGATTACACGAAGTTTGTCGGCATCTTCTGAATAGTTAAAGAAGTCGGAAACGATACGATGGTCCTTGACCAGATCTGGCGGCGGAATTTCGTCAGCCCCGATGATCACAACGTTTCGTGTCTGTTCGGTGAACGTCACCGTCATCTGCACCATTCCGATTCCCAATGCGGGATACAGCAGCAATGGGAGCACAGCGACCATGAACAAGGTTCGACGATCTCGCAATTGATCGCGAACTTCACGCAGGAAAATCAGTTTGATGTTCGTCCAGTTCATGGAAAATGTATTCGCTCTTTAATTTTCAGAAAGAGTTGCGATTGGCAATTTATCGGGGCGATGTGAGGTGCACGCAACGATGAATGTGTTCAAGCCCAGAGTCTGGAGGACGCTGTCGGTGCAATCGCTCATCAATGTTTTCTGTTTGGGTGGAAATCCGATCAAGAGTTTTCAAACTCTCTGTCTCTCCGCCATAAATTTATTCTGCGTCAGTCAGGTCAGGTCAGGTCAGGTCAGGTCAGTGATCACTTAGGCCAGCGATCAGTCAGGTCAGTGAAAGTTTCTCTTTATGTTCGCGGATCAGTTCGAAGAAGACCTCTTCGATGTCGGGGCGATTGTATTCGTCGATCAATTCCTGAACGGTCCCAGTGTCAAGGATTTCACCTTTATGGATGATAGCCACGCGGTCGCACAGCTTCTCAACTTCTCTCATGATGTGGGTCGAAAAGATAATACATTTGCCAGCATCACGCAGGTTTGCGACTGCTTCGAGAACGGCCCGCGCCACTAACACGTCCAGACCAGATGTCGGTTCATCAAAAATCAGAACCGGTGGATCGTGAACAATCGTCCGGGCAATCGAAACTTTCTGTTTCATTCCGGTCGACATCTTCGACCCCAGAATATCGCGGATTTCATTCATCTGCAGAGTATCGAAGATCTCATCAATACGAACCTGGAGCCGCTCTTCTTCAATACCGTATAAGCGACCGTAGTATTCCACCATTTCGCGAGCTGTCATGCGGTCATAAATACCGGTGTTGCATGACATAAAGCCAATGTTCGCGCGGACCGATTCTGGAAAGCGAGCAACATCGTAGCCAGCGACTAATGCTTGACCAGATGTCGGTTTCAGAACTGTACTCAAGATTCGCAGGCACGTTGTTTTGCCCGCACCGTTCGGACCGAGCAGTCCGAAAATCTCTCCCGGCTTTACTTCAAAGGAGACATTCTTCACCGCCGCAACGGGACCTCGTTTGAGATCAGTGAACTCCTTTGTCAGATCTTGAACAAGAATCATGTCTACTTCATCATTGCGAGAGGACTACCGAGATGCTGTATCGGAACTATTTCACTTCCAAACCGATTCCGACAGTATCTCATACACCCTGAAACGTTGCCAAGCAGGTTTCGACTTGGAAGGAACCGAAAATTCGAACCGAGCAACCATCGCTCTCTGCACGAGACCCGCAGATCACGCAGAGCCCCTACACTCCGCACAATCACCACAAGACAACAACAACTCTCTCCTCAGTATGACTTTCTCCCGCTTCTCCAGATAGTTTCTTCAAATGGTGTTTGTGTTCGAGACGTGTACACGATTGAGCAAAGCTCACGAGTTCTTTGCGGCAATCTTGTCCAAAAACTCCTGCTCGCTCAGCACTGGCACGTCCAGACTTTTTGCCTTCTCCAGCTTGCTCCCTGCCTTTTCGCCAGCGACGAGATAGTCAGTCTTGCTTGAGACGCTGCCAGATGCTTTCCCTCCGTTCTGAATGATCAATTCTTTGATCTCATCACGTGTGAACTGTTGCAGCGTCCCAGTCACAACGAAAGTTTTCCCGCTGAAGACCTGCTCAGCTTCATTGATTTGAGGTTTCTCAGTGACCGGAGTTCCGAAGTTGAGACCGCAGCGGCGAAGATCCTCGATGATCTGTTTTCCGAAATCAGAATGGAAAAATTCGTAGACGGACTTCGCTGTGACCGGACCAATTTCATCGACCTCGGCAAGGGACTCTTCTGTCTGACTGGCAATGGCATCGATGGTTCCAAAATGCTTTTCGAGAATTCTCGAGTTTGTCCTCCCGACGAAGCGAATATTCAGAGCAGTCAAGAGCCTCCAAATTGGACGGGACTTCGACGCTTCAACACCTTCGAGAAGTTTTTCGACAGAACGCGTTCCCATTCGTTCCAGTTCGAGAAGTTCCTCACGATGACTGTGAAGCCGGTACAGGTCAGCGAAGCTGTTGAGAAGCTTGGCATCGATCAGCTGTTCGATCACTTTGATTCCCAGCCCATCGATATCCATCGCCTGGCGAGAAACGAAGAAGCGGAGTCCTTCGCGAAGCTGTGCAGGACAGGTCGGGTTCAAGCAACGGATGTAAACCCCACCTTCGTCTCTGGCGACATCAGCACCACACTCCGGGCAAACTTCCGGAAAGTGAAAGGCGATTTCAGAGCCGGTCCTTTCATGTTTTTCGACGCGCACCACATGAGGGATAATCTTTCCCGCTTTCTCGACAACAACTCTATCTCCGATCATCACCTCCAGCCGTTCGATTTCATCACGGTTGTGCAAGCTCGATCGCGAAACGGTCGTCCCTGCGATTTCAACAGGTGCCAAATTCGCGACAGGCGTGAGTGTCCCCGTTTTCCCGACTTGGATCTCAATCGACTCGACTGTTGT from Thalassoglobus polymorphus includes the following:
- a CDS encoding ABC transporter permease subunit/CPBP intramembrane protease — translated: MNWTNIKLIFLREVRDQLRDRRTLFMVAVLPLLLYPALGIGMVQMTVTFTEQTRNVVIIGADEIPPPDLVKDHRIVSDFFNYSEDADKLRVITDAPDSLSTANLDEKTRSAFRDFMKRIEIERATVLELADVQDEIYSLVESKERQKELTEREIALRKKVTSWFSKSPAQVLVIFPEGFREHYETGNKKLAAGEFDLEPGPRAIILHNSADEKSEIAYQRVKQALREWEAVLLAQRLDSASLPASLPDPVQSTLVDLVEADEIAANVWSKIFPALLVIMSVTGAFYPAIDLGAGEKERGTMETLLISPATRTEIVLGKFLTVMLFSISTALLNLASMGFTGQHMLTAVGSANASAIGDLSFPPMLSLMWVILLAVPLSALFSAMSLSLAMFAKSSKEGQYYLTPLLMVTMGLTMFCLNPSIELTPYYSVLPVVGPALLLKALLLGGATSSVVWMYAVPVLVTSFAYSALALWWAIEQFQSEGILFREAERFELGLWIKHLLRDKEDTPSFTEAGVCFVLIAMLQFVFLTSMQSNPNLLGDANGMVVVQLIYLIATVGVPPVLMAILLTKMPLRSLKLKLPSWKMLGVAVVLPLSLQPLAMELLSRLDRFFPPIPAGAEQMMAAMSEVPLWLSFATFAIAPAVCEELAFRGFILSGFQRSRHKWLPIVISAILFGVIHMIPKQQFNASLLGLALGLLAVRSQSLIPCIIFHAIFNGTQVFASQLEIETLQDGFTRYLVTFSKTAEGVDTMTFNPVFLAVCGVVSAGILYWLVKLGDESPGASELTPSANSHVIEASN
- a CDS encoding ATP-binding cassette domain-containing protein, whose product is MILVQDLTKEFTDLKRGPVAAVKNVSFEVKPGEIFGLLGPNGAGKTTCLRILSTVLKPTSGQALVAGYDVARFPESVRANIGFMSCNTGIYDRMTAREMVEYYGRLYGIEEERLQVRIDEIFDTLQMNEIRDILGSKMSTGMKQKVSIARTIVHDPPVLIFDEPTSGLDVLVARAVLEAVANLRDAGKCIIFSTHIMREVEKLCDRVAIIHKGEILDTGTVQELIDEYNRPDIEEVFFELIREHKEKLSLT
- the ligA gene encoding NAD-dependent DNA ligase LigA, whose translation is MTRSVEQEVAELRRKINRHNRLYYVESAPEISDLEFDKLLKTLEILEKKHPELDSPDSPTHKVGGEPIAGFETVQHRLPMLSIDNVYDEGAVREFDQRLKKLAGVDELEYTVEYKIDGVALALVYEQGALTQALTRGDGQQGDDITQNARTVGGVPLRLESENPPELIEVRGEAYISNSDFAQLNSEQRAKGEDAYKNPRNTTSGALKLLDPKLCSARKVRFLAHGIGAAEGLGISTHLDFLEELKVWGIPPTPHVRVCSGIDAAIELCNEMMENIHALNFEVDGLVIKVNQFEVREELGTTSKSPRWLIAYKWERYEATTTVESIEIQVGKTGTLTPVANLAPVEIAGTTVSRSSLHNRDEIERLEVMIGDRVVVEKAGKIIPHVVRVEKHERTGSEIAFHFPEVCPECGADVARDEGGVYIRCLNPTCPAQLREGLRFFVSRQAMDIDGLGIKVIEQLIDAKLLNSFADLYRLHSHREELLELERMGTRSVEKLLEGVEASKSRPIWRLLTALNIRFVGRTNSRILEKHFGTIDAIASQTEESLAEVDEIGPVTAKSVYEFFHSDFGKQIIEDLRRCGLNFGTPVTEKPQINEAEQVFSGKTFVVTGTLQQFTRDEIKELIIQNGGKASGSVSSKTDYLVAGEKAGSKLEKAKSLDVPVLSEQEFLDKIAAKNS